From Populus trichocarpa isolate Nisqually-1 chromosome 19, P.trichocarpa_v4.1, whole genome shotgun sequence, a single genomic window includes:
- the LOC7494641 gene encoding two-component response regulator ARR17: protein MASSSSSLPSMEFDFDEKPHVLAVDDSLIDRKVIERLLINSTCRVTTAENGKRALEYLGLADGQHPSHSVSNHTLKVNMIITDYSMPGMTGYELLKRIKESPTMKEIPVVVVSSENIPTRINQCMEGGAQEFLLKPLQLSDATKLRCHIKKLNN from the exons ATGGCcagctcttcttcttccttacCATCAATGGAgtttgattttgatgagaaaCCACATGTGTTAGCTGTTGATGATAGTTTGATAGATCGCAAAGTCATTGAAAGGTTACTTATCAACTCTACATGCAGAG TGACCACAGCAGAAAACGGAAAGAGAGCATTGGAGTATTTGGGCTTAGCTGATGGACAACATCCCAGCCATAGTGTAAGTAACCATACACTGAAG GTGAATATGATCATCACCGATTATAGTATGCCAGGAATGACAGGTTATGAGCTGTTGAAAAGAATTAAG GAATCACCTACCATGAAGGAGATACCGGTGGTTGTAGTGTCATCTGAGAACATCCCTACACGAATTAATCA GTGCATGGAGGGAGGAGCTCAAGAATTCTTGCTGAAGCCTCTTCAGCTATCAGATGCGACAAAGCTGAGGTGCCATATAAAAAAGCTGAATAATTAA